One genomic window of Roseinatronobacter monicus includes the following:
- the istB gene encoding IS21-like element helper ATPase IstB, protein MLDHPTLHHLKALRLDGMAEAFAELQMQDATADLGHAEWLGLLVDREVASRETKRFEARMRTARLRHVGASPEDVDYRARRGLDKALFQSLLTGRWITDKRNLIITGPCGVGKTWLGCALAQAACRDGVTVVYKRMPRLFEELELSHGDGRFPRLFRSITKAQLLILDDWGPDRLTSPQRRDLMEIVEERYGRGSTMITSQLPIKAWHDVIGEPTFADAILDRIVHNAYRLELEGQSMRKTITKMGDETPQD, encoded by the coding sequence ATGCTCGACCATCCAACCCTTCATCACCTTAAAGCCCTCAGGCTGGACGGCATGGCCGAAGCCTTTGCCGAACTGCAGATGCAAGATGCAACTGCCGATCTCGGCCATGCTGAATGGCTTGGCTTGCTCGTTGACCGTGAGGTCGCAAGCCGAGAAACAAAGAGGTTTGAGGCTCGCATGCGGACTGCCAGGCTGCGCCATGTTGGCGCCAGCCCAGAAGATGTTGATTACCGCGCACGCCGTGGCCTCGACAAAGCGCTGTTCCAAAGCCTGCTCACAGGCAGATGGATCACCGACAAGCGTAATCTGATCATCACGGGCCCCTGTGGCGTCGGCAAGACCTGGCTTGGCTGCGCACTGGCCCAGGCAGCCTGTCGTGACGGCGTGACTGTGGTCTACAAACGGATGCCGCGCCTCTTCGAGGAATTGGAGCTGTCCCATGGTGACGGACGCTTCCCCCGCTTGTTCCGCAGCATCACGAAGGCGCAATTGCTGATCTTGGACGACTGGGGACCGGACAGGCTGACATCACCGCAACGCCGCGATCTCATGGAGATCGTCGAAGAGCGTTACGGGCGCGGCTCAACGATGATCACAAGCCAATTACCCATCAAAGCCTGGCATGACGTCATCGGCGAACCCACATTCGCCGATGCCATCCTCGATCGCATCGTTCACAACGCCTACCGTCTCGAACTCGAGGGCCAATCCATGCGCAAGACCATCACCAAAATGGGTGACGAAACCCCTCAGGACTGA
- the istA gene encoding IS21 family transposase gives MKRLPMRKIRDVLRLSAEGLSTRKIGVSLTIGRTTVKAYLDRAAEVDLSWPLPPEMSDTDLERLIYPRTARDIANRATEPNWPCIHRELRRKGVTLMLLWEEYRADHPDGYGYSRFCELYTRWEGKLSPVMRQRHPAGERLFVDYAGHTIDVIDPETGEVRTAQVFVAVLGASNYTFVEATWTQSLPDWIASHVRALDFFGGVTAQIVSDNLKAGVTKACFYDPVINRTYADMAAHYDTAVVPARPYKPKDKAKAEGGVLLAERWILARLRNRQFFSLAELNAAIKPLLDRLNDKVSRHLGASRRQLFEQLDKPALKSLPVASYVYAEWKKCRAGFDYHVAIDKHYYSVPYQLLKKELWARITGRTIEVFHLGQRVASHVRTSSNGKHSTLRDHMPAHHQFRDDWTPERIKARAARVGPNVAIFVEVVMRERKHPEQGYRTCLGVIRLADKFGRDRLDAACRRALEINARSYSSLLSILKNGLESRPRTRATDEPAITHPNIRGADYFH, from the coding sequence ATGAAGAGATTGCCAATGCGGAAGATACGAGATGTTTTGCGGCTATCAGCCGAGGGTCTTTCGACCCGTAAAATTGGTGTCAGCCTGACGATTGGGCGGACAACGGTTAAGGCCTATCTGGATCGCGCTGCCGAGGTTGATCTGAGCTGGCCGCTACCACCAGAGATGTCTGACACCGACCTTGAGCGCCTGATTTACCCACGCACGGCGCGTGATATTGCGAACCGCGCGACCGAGCCTAACTGGCCCTGCATTCACCGCGAGTTGCGCCGCAAGGGCGTGACGTTGATGCTGTTGTGGGAAGAATATCGCGCTGATCATCCTGATGGGTATGGATACTCCCGGTTTTGCGAACTTTACACACGCTGGGAAGGCAAGCTGTCGCCGGTGATGCGACAGCGCCATCCTGCAGGTGAGCGCCTGTTCGTCGATTATGCCGGCCATACGATCGATGTGATTGACCCCGAGACCGGGGAGGTGCGCACGGCACAGGTGTTTGTCGCTGTTCTGGGGGCATCGAACTATACATTTGTCGAGGCGACCTGGACGCAATCCCTACCGGATTGGATCGCAAGCCATGTCCGCGCTTTGGATTTCTTCGGTGGTGTGACCGCCCAGATCGTCTCGGACAATTTGAAGGCAGGGGTCACCAAGGCGTGCTTTTACGACCCCGTAATCAACCGGACTTACGCAGATATGGCCGCGCATTACGACACGGCCGTTGTCCCGGCGAGGCCATATAAGCCCAAAGATAAGGCGAAGGCAGAGGGTGGGGTATTGCTGGCTGAACGCTGGATACTGGCACGGCTGCGCAACCGCCAGTTCTTCAGCCTTGCTGAGTTGAACGCGGCCATCAAGCCGTTGCTTGACAGGCTCAACGACAAGGTCTCTCGCCATCTGGGTGCCAGCCGCAGACAGCTTTTTGAACAGCTGGACAAACCCGCCCTGAAGTCGCTGCCGGTAGCATCGTATGTTTATGCTGAATGGAAGAAGTGCCGCGCCGGGTTCGATTACCACGTCGCGATCGACAAGCATTATTACTCCGTGCCCTATCAGCTGCTGAAGAAAGAGCTGTGGGCGCGGATCACAGGCCGCACCATCGAAGTCTTCCATCTCGGGCAGCGTGTCGCCTCTCATGTCAGGACGTCCAGCAACGGGAAGCACTCTACGCTGCGCGATCACATGCCAGCGCACCACCAATTCCGCGATGACTGGACGCCAGAGCGTATCAAAGCACGTGCGGCTCGCGTTGGGCCAAACGTGGCCATCTTCGTTGAGGTCGTGATGCGCGAGCGCAAGCACCCGGAACAGGGCTATCGCACCTGCCTTGGGGTGATCCGGCTGGCCGACAAGTTTGGCCGCGACCGACTTGATGCGGCCTGTCGCCGTGCGCTCGAAATCAACGCCAGATCCTATTCGTCACTCCTGTCCATTCTCAAGAATGGGCTTGAGAGCAGGCCCCGCACCCGCGCCACGGACGAGCCTGCCATCACCCACCCCAATATCCGTGGCGCCGATTACTTCCATTGA